In Cicer arietinum cultivar CDC Frontier isolate Library 1 chromosome 1, Cicar.CDCFrontier_v2.0, whole genome shotgun sequence, one DNA window encodes the following:
- the LOC101491531 gene encoding low affinity sulfate transporter 3-like — protein sequence MAILAAIILSALPGLIDVNEVRYIWKVDTLDFLACIGAFVGVLFAYVEIGLLVAVKISFAKILIQSIRPGVEILGRVPRT from the exons ATGGCTATCCTTGCTGCTATCATCCTCTCTGCACTTCCTGGATTAATCGATGTAAATGAGGTTCGCTATATCTGGAAGGTTGACACGTTAGACTTTCTTGCCTGTATTGGAGCTTTCGTTGGCGTCTTGTTTGCATATGTAGAGATTGGTCTTCTTGTAGCT GTGAAAATCTCATTTGCAAAGATACTAATACAATCAATTCGACCTGGAGTAGAAATTCTAGGTAGAGTTCCAAGAACATAA